The genomic DNA GTCATGCGCGTGCGCCCCAGCTCCACGGTCAGCTTAACCGGGATATCCATAATCAGATCGATATCCTGCAGCGTGCCGCTGACGTCGCCGCCGCCCAGCTGTTGGAATACCGCATCGGCGGCGCTTTTGCCGCCCACGGTGGTTTTTTGCTCGTTCAGCGCTTCAGCCCACAGATCGTCCACGGATCCGCTGTTGTCATCGGGTGGAGTATTCATATCACTCATTTGGGCTGTTCCTCGTTCAGCGAATTCAAAATCGGGTTGATCAAATGTTCTACGCGCAGCGCATACTGCCCGTTAATCGTGCCGTACTGGCTGGTGAGAACCGGTACGCCGTCTACGTGGGCAATAATGCGATCGGGCTTCTCAATCGGCAGAACGTCGCCGGGCTTGAGTTTGAGTATTTGTGATAGCCGCAGTGAGATATCGGCGAAATTCGCCACCAGCTCCAGCTCAGAGTGCTGTACCTGACGCACCAGGTTCTCGCGCCAGTTCTGATCTTCGTGGCGGGAGTTTTCCAGCGGCGGATTCACCAGCAGCTCACGCAGCGGTTCAATCATGCTGAACGGCAGGCAGATATTGAACTCGCCGGTCAGGTTGCCGATCTCCACATGGAAAGGGGTGTTGACCACGATATCGTTCGGCGAGGTGGTGATGTTGGTGAACTTCACCTGCATCTCCGAGCGAACGTACTCGACCTCTAGCGGGTTAATCGCTTTCCACGCATCGCTGTAGCCTTCCAGCGCCAGCTTCAGCATCCGGTTGATGACCCGCTGCTCGGTATGGGTGAACTCGCGTCCCTCCACCTTAGTGGGGAAGCGGCCGTCGCCGCCGAACAGGTTGTCTACTGCGATGAACACCAGGCTCGGCGAAAAGACCACCAGCCCGGTACCGCGCAGCGGCTTAAGGTGGATCAGGTTAAGGTTGGTTGGCACCGGCAGGTTGCGGGCAAATTCGTGATAGGGCTGAATGCGAATCGCCCCCACGGTAATGTCCGGGCTGCGGCGCAGCAGGTTGAACAGCCCCATACGGAAATGACGGGCAAAACGCTCGTTGATAATCTCCAGCGCC from Klebsiella sp. WP3-W18-ESBL-02 includes the following:
- the fliN gene encoding flagellar motor switch protein FliN, which encodes MSDMNTPPDDNSGSVDDLWAEALNEQKTTVGGKSAADAVFQQLGGGDVSGTLQDIDLIMDIPVKLTVELGRTRMTIKELLRLTQGSVVALDGLAGEPLDILINGYLIAQGEVVVVADKYGVRITDIITPSERMRRLSR
- the fliM gene encoding flagellar motor switch protein FliM, encoding MGDSILSQAEIDALLNGDSDNPTEPLAGKSGEDDIRPYDPNTQRRVVRERLQALEIINERFARHFRMGLFNLLRRSPDITVGAIRIQPYHEFARNLPVPTNLNLIHLKPLRGTGLVVFSPSLVFIAVDNLFGGDGRFPTKVEGREFTHTEQRVINRMLKLALEGYSDAWKAINPLEVEYVRSEMQVKFTNITTSPNDIVVNTPFHVEIGNLTGEFNICLPFSMIEPLRELLVNPPLENSRHEDQNWRENLVRQVQHSELELVANFADISLRLSQILKLKPGDVLPIEKPDRIIAHVDGVPVLTSQYGTINGQYALRVEHLINPILNSLNEEQPK